The following proteins are co-located in the Silene latifolia isolate original U9 population chromosome 1, ASM4854445v1, whole genome shotgun sequence genome:
- the LOC141608106 gene encoding rhodanese-like domain-containing protein 10, which yields MATIHVNFHSLTALNLKLDTKSPNKYSYSYSYATKPTINTAIRAATGRQLIESGTVPSIPAKEAAAVLTSKGSNLLDVRPEWEREKAYVPGSLHVPLFIKDDDNSPITLLKKWVHFGYIGLWTGQKFTTINSEFVSQVQGVVPDKTTMLLVSCGEGLRSVIAISKLYEAGYVNLGWLAGGFNRAKDGDFPVEGPEKLQYATIGGVSYYFLKLLILLQAEGSSS from the exons ATGGCAACAATTCATGTAAATTTCCATTCTCTAACAGCATTAAACTTAAAACTTGACACTAAATCTCCAAACAAATATTCCTATTCATATTCCTATGCTACTAAACCAACTATAAACACAGCTATAAGAGCAGCCACTGGAAGGCAATTGATAGAGTCCGGAACGGTCCCATCCATACCAGCAAAAGAAGCAGCAGCAGTACTCACGTCCAAGGGGTCTAACCTCTTGGACGTTAGGCCGGAGTGGGAGAGAGAGAAGGCTTACGTGCCTGGGTCGTTGCATGTACCGCTTTTTATCAAAGACGATGACAATTCCCCCATTACATTACTCAAGAAGTGGGTTCATTTTGGGTACATTGGCTTGTGGACTGGTCAGAAGTTCACTACTATCAATTCTGAGTTTGTTTCTCAGGTTCAAGGGGTTGTTCCTGATAAAACTACAATGCTCCTTGTATCATGTGGCGAAGGCCTAAG GTCTGTGATTGCGATTTCAAAGCTGTACGAAGCAGGATATGTGAACCTCGGATGGCTGGCTGGAGGATTCAATCGAGCTAAAGACGGAGATTTTCCAGTCGAGGGACCTGAGAAGTTGCAGTATGCCACTATAGGTGGCGTATCCTATTATTTTCTTAAATTACTCATACTCTTACAAGCAGAAGGCAGCTCTAGTTGA
- the LOC141608101 gene encoding uncharacterized protein LOC141608101, giving the protein MMGLFNQLVLLLFALILGTALDAHATAGDTDPIYMTCVEHCLKTGCVQEQCFNSCNLSLSSEGPWYFQEPLYMRWKEWDCRGECRYHCMLLREAERDELGGQPVKYHGKWPFQRVFGIQEPVSVAVSILNLALIFHGWLSFFLLVHYKLPLRPNGKTYYEYTGLWHVYAILSMNSWLWSAVFHSRYVELTEKLYYSSILAFLGFVLMLSIIRSLNIRAEAARVMVAAPVIAFVTTHILFLNLVEFDYGWNLGVVAVLATTQLVFWVIAAIRSHNPSRWKLWFSVVGAALAMLLEIIDFPPYKGLIDSHALWQATSIPVTYIWWSFIKDDAEYTTSILNKKLK; this is encoded by the exons ATGATGGGTCTTTTTAATCAATTAGTTTTGTTGCTTTTTGCTTTAATTTTGGGAACAGCTCTTGATGCTCATGCTACTGCAGGAGATACTGATCCCATTTACAT GACCTGCGTAGAACACTGTCTGAAGACTGGATGCGTACAGGAACAGTGCTTTAACAGCTGCAACTTGTCCTTGTCTTCTGAGGGTCCATGGTATTTCCAAGAACCGCTATATATGAGATGGAAAGAATGGGACTGCCGTGGTGAATGTAGGTATCATTGCATGCTCCTGAGAGAGGCGGAGCGGGATGAACTTGGTGGCCAACCAGTCAAGTATCATGGGAAGTGGCCATTTCAACGCGTCTTTGGAATTCAG GAACCTGTTTCTGTTGCTGTCTCCATCCTAAATCTAGCCCTGATATTTCATGGCTGGCTATCTTTCTTTCTCCTTGTACACTATAAGTTACCTTTGAGGCCAAATGGGAAGACTTATTATGAATACACTGGCCTATGGCATGTTTACGCGATCTTATCAATGAATTCGTGGTTGTGGAGCGCTGTTTTCCATAGCAG ATATGTGGaattgacagagaaattgtaCTATTCCTCAATCTTGGCATTTCTTGGGTTTGTACTTATGCTATCCATAATAAGATCTCTGAACATTAGAGCAGAGGCTGCTAGAGTTATGGTTGCTGCTCCTGTGATAGCATTTGTGACAACACACATATTGTTTCTCAACTTGGTAGAATTTGATTATG GCTGGAACTTAGGAGTTGTAGCTGTACTAGCTACAACACAACTTGTGTTCTGGGTAATAGCTGCCATTCGTTCACACAACCCCTCTCGGTGGAAGCTGTGGTTTTCAGTTGTCGGGGCAGCTCTAGCCATGCTACTGGAGATAATCGACTTCCCTCCCTACAAGGGTTTAATCGACTCCCATGCTTTGTGGCAAGCTACTAGTATACCTGTCACCTATATTTGGTGGAGCTTCATCAAAGATGATGCAGAGTACACTACATCAATTCTAAATAAAAAGTTGAAGTAG